Proteins encoded by one window of Sphaerodactylus townsendi isolate TG3544 linkage group LG02, MPM_Stown_v2.3, whole genome shotgun sequence:
- the MARCHF7 gene encoding E3 ubiquitin-protein ligase MARCHF7 isoform X2: protein MGIPRMESKPSRIPRRVSTQPLNSQITRTGAGSGGTSFSDSYRARDSSLRVEPACQESSRLHSSSRDWTAGEREAYESPWKLPTSSPTRYSGTLDRQWSGRFLGSRNRLSTSSSSPLASSWLGESERTQGAYSSRLQNQQQDSDSKRPKLSYTSTSGVRRNGLNSVSDSPWRYGSVPRSSTMVLGSLGSELVRERRELERTDPSIGSLVDYRVRTSDFPSSSYLQERSSASYAQGARPKDNSLSSLRLNTSMNRQLPSEHQSSLLSRDHSWSSRSNYAPREAESSDRNMQPEFTHGAMRSGASSSSSSERITQSQRSLSEPPGDTEGRRTTRQLLSRLASSMSSTFFSRRSSQDSLTSRQLGPEDASANTAEGTEAQIPEVSQGFSFLRRRGGLPGVSPNPSSDSEAESYRHESESRNAGSWLSLSLRRRCTPLFSRRRREGRDETARSATSETPARPLHLFRRRESGGETTPEEQRDSLRPSARPPTPVVPHSAASTSLPDSGHSRRNSGMSGILPGSFLRFAVPPTLGSNLSDNVMITVDIIPSGWNQSDGQDSDKSKVPPSRDPERLQKIKESLLSEDSDEEEGDLCRICQMSSTSPTNPLIEPCKCTGSLRYVHQECMKKWLQSKINSGSSLEAVTTCELCKEKLHLDIDDFDIHELHRAHASEQADYEFISSGLYLVVLLHLCEQRFSDMLGTTSEANTRVRLQTTTPKTGILVERSMLPKCNRKLDGQPTLAPVSMHVFSKAH, encoded by the exons GAATCTAGCCGGTTGCACAGTTCCAGTAGAGActggacagctggagaaagagaagCCTATGAAAGCCCCTGGAAGCTTCCAACTTCTTCTCCAACTCGCTACTCAGGGACACTTGACCGCCAGTGGTCTGGAAGATTTTTGGGAAGCAGAAACAGATTG TCTACATCATCGTCTTCTCCTCTTGCCTCGTCTTGGTTGGGTGAATCTGAAAGAACTCAGGGAGCATATTCTTCAAGGCTGCAAAACCAGCAACAGGACAGCGATTCTAAGAGACCGAAACTTTCTTATACATCTACCTCTGGTGTGAGAAGAAATGGCTTAAACTCAGTTTCAG ATTCCCCGTGGAGGTATGGCAGCGTGCCCAGATCTTCAACTATGGTACTTGGATCGTTAGGAAGTGAACTtgtgagagagaggagagagctgGAAAGAACAGACCCATCCATTGGCAGTCTTGTGGATTACAGAGTCAGGACTAGTGACTTCCCATCTTCATCGT ATCTTCAGGAAAGATCTTCTGCTTCATATGCACAAGGAGCAAGACCAAAAGACAACTCATTGAGCTCTTTGAGGCTGAACACGTCCATGAACCGCCAGTTGCCTTCTGAACATCAGTCGTCATTACTGTCGAGAGACCATAGCTGGAGTTCAAGATCTAACTATGCCCCAAGAGAAGCAGAATCTTCAGACAGGAATATGCAGCCAGAGTTTACCCATGGTGCCATGAGAAGCGGAGCCAGTTCCTCTAGCAGTTCTGAAAGGATCACACAGTCCCAAAGATCACTAAGTGAGCCTCCTGGAGATACGGAAGGAAGACGAACCACTCGGCAGTTGCTGTCTCGTTTGGCTTCTAGCATGTCCTCCACATTCTTCTCAAGAAGGTCTAGTCAGGATTCTTTGACTTCCAGGCAGTTAGGTCCTGAAGATGCATCTGCTAACACAGCTGAAGGCACAGAAGCTCAGATTCCTGAAGTTTCTCAGGGATTTAGCTTTCTTAGGAGACGGGGGGGCCTGCCGGGTGTTTCGCCTAATCCTAGTTCCGATTCAGAAGCGGAGAGTTACAGACATGAGTCTGAAAGTAGGAATGCAGGATCCTGGCTGTCGTTGTCTCTACGGAGGAGGTGCACGCCGTTGTTTTCcagaaggaggagagaaggaagagatgAAACTGCAAGAAGCGCTACCTCTGAAACACCAGCTAGACCACTGCACCTTTTTAGGAGGAGAGAATCAGGTGGTGAAACGACTCCTGAAGAACAGCGTGATTCCCTCAGACCTTCTGCTAGGCCACCAACGCCTGTAGTACCACACAGTGCTGCATCCACCTCTCTGCCAGATTCAGGGCACAGCAGAAGAAATTCAGGAATGTCAGGAatacttcctggttctttcttgCGGTTTGCAGTGCCGCCGACCCTGGGGAGCAATTTATCTGACAATGTCATGATCACCGTAGACATTATTCCATCTGGCTGGAATCAGTCTGATGGGCAAGATAGCGACAAGTCCAAAGTACCTCCTTCCAGAGATCCTGAAAGGCTTCAGAAGATTAAAGAGAG CCTTCTTTCAGAGGATTCTGATGAGGAAGAAGGGGACTTGTGTAGGATATGTCAGATGTCATCTACATCCCCCACTAACCCTTTAATAGAGCCATGCAAATGCACAGGAAGTCTACGATACGTTCATCAGGAGTGTATGAAGAAGTGGCTACAATCCAAGATTAATTCTG GTTCTTCATTGGAAGCAGTAACTACTTGTGAACTGTGCAAAGAGAAGTTGCACCTTGATATTGACGATTTTGATATCCACGAGCTTCATAGAGCGCATGCAAGTGAACAA gcagaCTATGAGTTCATCAGTTCTGGGCTTTACCTTGTAGTGTTGCTACACTTGTGCGAACAGCGCTTTTCAGATATGCTGGGAACTACCAGTGAGGCCAACACTCGTGTGCGG CTTCAGACGACGACTCCGAAGACGGGGATCTTGGTAGAACGCTCGATGCTGCCTAAATGCAACCGGAAGCTGGATGGGCAACCGACCCTTGCCCCCGTCAGTATGCATGTCTTTAGTAAGGCACACTGA
- the MARCHF7 gene encoding E3 ubiquitin-protein ligase MARCHF7 isoform X1, with protein MGIPRMESKPSRIPRRVSTQPLNSQITRTGAGSGGTSFSDSYRARDSSLRVEPACQESSRLHSSSRDWTAGEREAYESPWKLPTSSPTRYSGTLDRQWSGRFLGSRNRLSTSSSSPLASSWLGESERTQGAYSSRLQNQQQDSDSKRPKLSYTSTSGVRRNGLNSVSDSPWRYGSVPRSSTMVLGSLGSELVRERRELERTDPSIGSLVDYRVRTSDFPSSSYLQERSSASYAQGARPKDNSLSSLRLNTSMNRQLPSEHQSSLLSRDHSWSSRSNYAPREAESSDRNMQPEFTHGAMRSGASSSSSSERITQSQRSLSEPPGDTEGRRTTRQLLSRLASSMSSTFFSRRSSQDSLTSRQLGPEDASANTAEGTEAQIPEVSQGFSFLRRRGGLPGVSPNPSSDSEAESYRHESESRNAGSWLSLSLRRRCTPLFSRRRREGRDETARSATSETPARPLHLFRRRESGGETTPEEQRDSLRPSARPPTPVVPHSAASTSLPDSGHSRRNSGMSGILPGSFLRFAVPPTLGSNLSDNVMITVDIIPSGWNQSDGQDSDKSKVPPSRDPERLQKIKESLLSEDSDEEEGDLCRICQMSSTSPTNPLIEPCKCTGSLRYVHQECMKKWLQSKINSGSSLEAVTTCELCKEKLHLDIDDFDIHELHRAHASEQADYEFISSGLYLVVLLHLCEQRFSDMLGTTSEANTRVRQLQTTTPKTGILVERSMLPKCNRKLDGQPTLAPVSMHVFSKAH; from the exons GAATCTAGCCGGTTGCACAGTTCCAGTAGAGActggacagctggagaaagagaagCCTATGAAAGCCCCTGGAAGCTTCCAACTTCTTCTCCAACTCGCTACTCAGGGACACTTGACCGCCAGTGGTCTGGAAGATTTTTGGGAAGCAGAAACAGATTG TCTACATCATCGTCTTCTCCTCTTGCCTCGTCTTGGTTGGGTGAATCTGAAAGAACTCAGGGAGCATATTCTTCAAGGCTGCAAAACCAGCAACAGGACAGCGATTCTAAGAGACCGAAACTTTCTTATACATCTACCTCTGGTGTGAGAAGAAATGGCTTAAACTCAGTTTCAG ATTCCCCGTGGAGGTATGGCAGCGTGCCCAGATCTTCAACTATGGTACTTGGATCGTTAGGAAGTGAACTtgtgagagagaggagagagctgGAAAGAACAGACCCATCCATTGGCAGTCTTGTGGATTACAGAGTCAGGACTAGTGACTTCCCATCTTCATCGT ATCTTCAGGAAAGATCTTCTGCTTCATATGCACAAGGAGCAAGACCAAAAGACAACTCATTGAGCTCTTTGAGGCTGAACACGTCCATGAACCGCCAGTTGCCTTCTGAACATCAGTCGTCATTACTGTCGAGAGACCATAGCTGGAGTTCAAGATCTAACTATGCCCCAAGAGAAGCAGAATCTTCAGACAGGAATATGCAGCCAGAGTTTACCCATGGTGCCATGAGAAGCGGAGCCAGTTCCTCTAGCAGTTCTGAAAGGATCACACAGTCCCAAAGATCACTAAGTGAGCCTCCTGGAGATACGGAAGGAAGACGAACCACTCGGCAGTTGCTGTCTCGTTTGGCTTCTAGCATGTCCTCCACATTCTTCTCAAGAAGGTCTAGTCAGGATTCTTTGACTTCCAGGCAGTTAGGTCCTGAAGATGCATCTGCTAACACAGCTGAAGGCACAGAAGCTCAGATTCCTGAAGTTTCTCAGGGATTTAGCTTTCTTAGGAGACGGGGGGGCCTGCCGGGTGTTTCGCCTAATCCTAGTTCCGATTCAGAAGCGGAGAGTTACAGACATGAGTCTGAAAGTAGGAATGCAGGATCCTGGCTGTCGTTGTCTCTACGGAGGAGGTGCACGCCGTTGTTTTCcagaaggaggagagaaggaagagatgAAACTGCAAGAAGCGCTACCTCTGAAACACCAGCTAGACCACTGCACCTTTTTAGGAGGAGAGAATCAGGTGGTGAAACGACTCCTGAAGAACAGCGTGATTCCCTCAGACCTTCTGCTAGGCCACCAACGCCTGTAGTACCACACAGTGCTGCATCCACCTCTCTGCCAGATTCAGGGCACAGCAGAAGAAATTCAGGAATGTCAGGAatacttcctggttctttcttgCGGTTTGCAGTGCCGCCGACCCTGGGGAGCAATTTATCTGACAATGTCATGATCACCGTAGACATTATTCCATCTGGCTGGAATCAGTCTGATGGGCAAGATAGCGACAAGTCCAAAGTACCTCCTTCCAGAGATCCTGAAAGGCTTCAGAAGATTAAAGAGAG CCTTCTTTCAGAGGATTCTGATGAGGAAGAAGGGGACTTGTGTAGGATATGTCAGATGTCATCTACATCCCCCACTAACCCTTTAATAGAGCCATGCAAATGCACAGGAAGTCTACGATACGTTCATCAGGAGTGTATGAAGAAGTGGCTACAATCCAAGATTAATTCTG GTTCTTCATTGGAAGCAGTAACTACTTGTGAACTGTGCAAAGAGAAGTTGCACCTTGATATTGACGATTTTGATATCCACGAGCTTCATAGAGCGCATGCAAGTGAACAA gcagaCTATGAGTTCATCAGTTCTGGGCTTTACCTTGTAGTGTTGCTACACTTGTGCGAACAGCGCTTTTCAGATATGCTGGGAACTACCAGTGAGGCCAACACTCGTGTGCGG CAGCTTCAGACGACGACTCCGAAGACGGGGATCTTGGTAGAACGCTCGATGCTGCCTAAATGCAACCGGAAGCTGGATGGGCAACCGACCCTTGCCCCCGTCAGTATGCATGTCTTTAGTAAGGCACACTGA
- the MARCHF7 gene encoding E3 ubiquitin-protein ligase MARCHF7 isoform X3: MESKPSRIPRRVSTQPLNSQITRTGAGSGGTSFSDSYRARDSSLRVEPACQESSRLHSSSRDWTAGEREAYESPWKLPTSSPTRYSGTLDRQWSGRFLGSRNRLSTSSSSPLASSWLGESERTQGAYSSRLQNQQQDSDSKRPKLSYTSTSGVRRNGLNSVSDSPWRYGSVPRSSTMVLGSLGSELVRERRELERTDPSIGSLVDYRVRTSDFPSSSYLQERSSASYAQGARPKDNSLSSLRLNTSMNRQLPSEHQSSLLSRDHSWSSRSNYAPREAESSDRNMQPEFTHGAMRSGASSSSSSERITQSQRSLSEPPGDTEGRRTTRQLLSRLASSMSSTFFSRRSSQDSLTSRQLGPEDASANTAEGTEAQIPEVSQGFSFLRRRGGLPGVSPNPSSDSEAESYRHESESRNAGSWLSLSLRRRCTPLFSRRRREGRDETARSATSETPARPLHLFRRRESGGETTPEEQRDSLRPSARPPTPVVPHSAASTSLPDSGHSRRNSGMSGILPGSFLRFAVPPTLGSNLSDNVMITVDIIPSGWNQSDGQDSDKSKVPPSRDPERLQKIKESLLSEDSDEEEGDLCRICQMSSTSPTNPLIEPCKCTGSLRYVHQECMKKWLQSKINSGSSLEAVTTCELCKEKLHLDIDDFDIHELHRAHASEQADYEFISSGLYLVVLLHLCEQRFSDMLGTTSEANTRVRQLQTTTPKTGILVERSMLPKCNRKLDGQPTLAPVSMHVFSKAH, translated from the exons GAATCTAGCCGGTTGCACAGTTCCAGTAGAGActggacagctggagaaagagaagCCTATGAAAGCCCCTGGAAGCTTCCAACTTCTTCTCCAACTCGCTACTCAGGGACACTTGACCGCCAGTGGTCTGGAAGATTTTTGGGAAGCAGAAACAGATTG TCTACATCATCGTCTTCTCCTCTTGCCTCGTCTTGGTTGGGTGAATCTGAAAGAACTCAGGGAGCATATTCTTCAAGGCTGCAAAACCAGCAACAGGACAGCGATTCTAAGAGACCGAAACTTTCTTATACATCTACCTCTGGTGTGAGAAGAAATGGCTTAAACTCAGTTTCAG ATTCCCCGTGGAGGTATGGCAGCGTGCCCAGATCTTCAACTATGGTACTTGGATCGTTAGGAAGTGAACTtgtgagagagaggagagagctgGAAAGAACAGACCCATCCATTGGCAGTCTTGTGGATTACAGAGTCAGGACTAGTGACTTCCCATCTTCATCGT ATCTTCAGGAAAGATCTTCTGCTTCATATGCACAAGGAGCAAGACCAAAAGACAACTCATTGAGCTCTTTGAGGCTGAACACGTCCATGAACCGCCAGTTGCCTTCTGAACATCAGTCGTCATTACTGTCGAGAGACCATAGCTGGAGTTCAAGATCTAACTATGCCCCAAGAGAAGCAGAATCTTCAGACAGGAATATGCAGCCAGAGTTTACCCATGGTGCCATGAGAAGCGGAGCCAGTTCCTCTAGCAGTTCTGAAAGGATCACACAGTCCCAAAGATCACTAAGTGAGCCTCCTGGAGATACGGAAGGAAGACGAACCACTCGGCAGTTGCTGTCTCGTTTGGCTTCTAGCATGTCCTCCACATTCTTCTCAAGAAGGTCTAGTCAGGATTCTTTGACTTCCAGGCAGTTAGGTCCTGAAGATGCATCTGCTAACACAGCTGAAGGCACAGAAGCTCAGATTCCTGAAGTTTCTCAGGGATTTAGCTTTCTTAGGAGACGGGGGGGCCTGCCGGGTGTTTCGCCTAATCCTAGTTCCGATTCAGAAGCGGAGAGTTACAGACATGAGTCTGAAAGTAGGAATGCAGGATCCTGGCTGTCGTTGTCTCTACGGAGGAGGTGCACGCCGTTGTTTTCcagaaggaggagagaaggaagagatgAAACTGCAAGAAGCGCTACCTCTGAAACACCAGCTAGACCACTGCACCTTTTTAGGAGGAGAGAATCAGGTGGTGAAACGACTCCTGAAGAACAGCGTGATTCCCTCAGACCTTCTGCTAGGCCACCAACGCCTGTAGTACCACACAGTGCTGCATCCACCTCTCTGCCAGATTCAGGGCACAGCAGAAGAAATTCAGGAATGTCAGGAatacttcctggttctttcttgCGGTTTGCAGTGCCGCCGACCCTGGGGAGCAATTTATCTGACAATGTCATGATCACCGTAGACATTATTCCATCTGGCTGGAATCAGTCTGATGGGCAAGATAGCGACAAGTCCAAAGTACCTCCTTCCAGAGATCCTGAAAGGCTTCAGAAGATTAAAGAGAG CCTTCTTTCAGAGGATTCTGATGAGGAAGAAGGGGACTTGTGTAGGATATGTCAGATGTCATCTACATCCCCCACTAACCCTTTAATAGAGCCATGCAAATGCACAGGAAGTCTACGATACGTTCATCAGGAGTGTATGAAGAAGTGGCTACAATCCAAGATTAATTCTG GTTCTTCATTGGAAGCAGTAACTACTTGTGAACTGTGCAAAGAGAAGTTGCACCTTGATATTGACGATTTTGATATCCACGAGCTTCATAGAGCGCATGCAAGTGAACAA gcagaCTATGAGTTCATCAGTTCTGGGCTTTACCTTGTAGTGTTGCTACACTTGTGCGAACAGCGCTTTTCAGATATGCTGGGAACTACCAGTGAGGCCAACACTCGTGTGCGG CAGCTTCAGACGACGACTCCGAAGACGGGGATCTTGGTAGAACGCTCGATGCTGCCTAAATGCAACCGGAAGCTGGATGGGCAACCGACCCTTGCCCCCGTCAGTATGCATGTCTTTAGTAAGGCACACTGA
- the MARCHF7 gene encoding E3 ubiquitin-protein ligase MARCHF7 isoform X5 — protein MGIPRMESKPSRIPRRVSTQPLNSQITRTGAGSGGTSFSDSYRARDSSLRVEPACQESSRLHSSSRDWTAGEREAYESPWKLPTSSPTRYSGTLDRQWSGRFLGSRNRLSTSSSSPLASSWLGESERTQGAYSSRLQNQQQDSDSKRPKLSYTSTSGVRRNGLNSVSDSPWRYGSVPRSSTMVLGSLGSELVRERRELERTDPSIGSLVDYRVRTSDFPSSSYLQERSSASYAQGARPKDNSLSSLRLNTSMNRQLPSEHQSSLLSRDHSWSSRSNYAPREAESSDRNMQPEFTHGAMRSGASSSSSSERITQSQRSLSEPPGDTEGRRTTRQLLSRLASSMSSTFFSRRSSQDSLTSRQLGPEDASANTAEGTEAQIPEVSQGFSFLRRRGGLPGVSPNPSSDSEAESYRHESESRNAGSWLSLSLRRRCTPLFSRRRREGRDETARSATSETPARPLHLFRRRESGGETTPEEQRDSLRPSARPPTPVVPHSAASTSLPDSGHSRRNSGMSGILPGSFLRFAVPPTLGSNLSDNVMITVDIIPSGWNQSDGQDSDKSKVPPSRDPERLQKIKESLLSEDSDEEEGDLCRICQMSSTSPTNPLIEPCKCTGSLRYVHQECMKKWLQSKINSGSSLEAVTTCELCKEKLHLDIDDFDIHELHRAHASEQADYEFISSGLYLVVLLHLCEQRFSDMLGTTSEANTRVRFINLARTLQAHMDDIETSDDDSEDGDLGRTLDAA, from the exons GAATCTAGCCGGTTGCACAGTTCCAGTAGAGActggacagctggagaaagagaagCCTATGAAAGCCCCTGGAAGCTTCCAACTTCTTCTCCAACTCGCTACTCAGGGACACTTGACCGCCAGTGGTCTGGAAGATTTTTGGGAAGCAGAAACAGATTG TCTACATCATCGTCTTCTCCTCTTGCCTCGTCTTGGTTGGGTGAATCTGAAAGAACTCAGGGAGCATATTCTTCAAGGCTGCAAAACCAGCAACAGGACAGCGATTCTAAGAGACCGAAACTTTCTTATACATCTACCTCTGGTGTGAGAAGAAATGGCTTAAACTCAGTTTCAG ATTCCCCGTGGAGGTATGGCAGCGTGCCCAGATCTTCAACTATGGTACTTGGATCGTTAGGAAGTGAACTtgtgagagagaggagagagctgGAAAGAACAGACCCATCCATTGGCAGTCTTGTGGATTACAGAGTCAGGACTAGTGACTTCCCATCTTCATCGT ATCTTCAGGAAAGATCTTCTGCTTCATATGCACAAGGAGCAAGACCAAAAGACAACTCATTGAGCTCTTTGAGGCTGAACACGTCCATGAACCGCCAGTTGCCTTCTGAACATCAGTCGTCATTACTGTCGAGAGACCATAGCTGGAGTTCAAGATCTAACTATGCCCCAAGAGAAGCAGAATCTTCAGACAGGAATATGCAGCCAGAGTTTACCCATGGTGCCATGAGAAGCGGAGCCAGTTCCTCTAGCAGTTCTGAAAGGATCACACAGTCCCAAAGATCACTAAGTGAGCCTCCTGGAGATACGGAAGGAAGACGAACCACTCGGCAGTTGCTGTCTCGTTTGGCTTCTAGCATGTCCTCCACATTCTTCTCAAGAAGGTCTAGTCAGGATTCTTTGACTTCCAGGCAGTTAGGTCCTGAAGATGCATCTGCTAACACAGCTGAAGGCACAGAAGCTCAGATTCCTGAAGTTTCTCAGGGATTTAGCTTTCTTAGGAGACGGGGGGGCCTGCCGGGTGTTTCGCCTAATCCTAGTTCCGATTCAGAAGCGGAGAGTTACAGACATGAGTCTGAAAGTAGGAATGCAGGATCCTGGCTGTCGTTGTCTCTACGGAGGAGGTGCACGCCGTTGTTTTCcagaaggaggagagaaggaagagatgAAACTGCAAGAAGCGCTACCTCTGAAACACCAGCTAGACCACTGCACCTTTTTAGGAGGAGAGAATCAGGTGGTGAAACGACTCCTGAAGAACAGCGTGATTCCCTCAGACCTTCTGCTAGGCCACCAACGCCTGTAGTACCACACAGTGCTGCATCCACCTCTCTGCCAGATTCAGGGCACAGCAGAAGAAATTCAGGAATGTCAGGAatacttcctggttctttcttgCGGTTTGCAGTGCCGCCGACCCTGGGGAGCAATTTATCTGACAATGTCATGATCACCGTAGACATTATTCCATCTGGCTGGAATCAGTCTGATGGGCAAGATAGCGACAAGTCCAAAGTACCTCCTTCCAGAGATCCTGAAAGGCTTCAGAAGATTAAAGAGAG CCTTCTTTCAGAGGATTCTGATGAGGAAGAAGGGGACTTGTGTAGGATATGTCAGATGTCATCTACATCCCCCACTAACCCTTTAATAGAGCCATGCAAATGCACAGGAAGTCTACGATACGTTCATCAGGAGTGTATGAAGAAGTGGCTACAATCCAAGATTAATTCTG GTTCTTCATTGGAAGCAGTAACTACTTGTGAACTGTGCAAAGAGAAGTTGCACCTTGATATTGACGATTTTGATATCCACGAGCTTCATAGAGCGCATGCAAGTGAACAA gcagaCTATGAGTTCATCAGTTCTGGGCTTTACCTTGTAGTGTTGCTACACTTGTGCGAACAGCGCTTTTCAGATATGCTGGGAACTACCAGTGAGGCCAACACTCGTGTGCGG TTTATTAATCTTGCAAGAACTCTTCAGGCACACATGGATGATATTGAAA CTTCAGACGACGACTCCGAAGACGGGGATCTTGGTAGAACGCTCGATGCTGCCTAA
- the MARCHF7 gene encoding E3 ubiquitin-protein ligase MARCHF7 isoform X4: MGIPRMESKPSRIPRRVSTQPLNSQITRTGAGSGGTSFSDSYRARDSSLRVEPACQESSRLHSSSRDWTAGEREAYESPWKLPTSSPTRYSGTLDRQWSGRFLGSRNRLSTSSSSPLASSWLGESERTQGAYSSRLQNQQQDSDSKRPKLSYTSTSGVRRNGLNSVSDSPWRYGSVPRSSTMVLGSLGSELVRERRELERTDPSIGSLVDYRVRTSDFPSSSYLQERSSASYAQGARPKDNSLSSLRLNTSMNRQLPSEHQSSLLSRDHSWSSRSNYAPREAESSDRNMQPEFTHGAMRSGASSSSSSERITQSQRSLSEPPGDTEGRRTTRQLLSRLASSMSSTFFSRRSSQDSLTSRQLGPEDASANTAEGTEAQIPEVSQGFSFLRRRGGLPGVSPNPSSDSEAESYRHESESRNAGSWLSLSLRRRCTPLFSRRRREGRDETARSATSETPARPLHLFRRRESGGETTPEEQRDSLRPSARPPTPVVPHSAASTSLPDSGHSRRNSGMSGILPGSFLRFAVPPTLGSNLSDNVMITVDIIPSGWNQSDGQDSDKSKVPPSRDPERLQKIKESLLSEDSDEEEGDLCRICQMSSTSPTNPLIEPCKCTGSLRYVHQECMKKWLQSKINSGSSLEAVTTCELCKEKLHLDIDDFDIHELHRAHASEQADYEFISSGLYLVVLLHLCEQRFSDMLGTTSEANTRVRFINLARTLQAHMDDIETASDDDSEDGDLGRTLDAA; the protein is encoded by the exons GAATCTAGCCGGTTGCACAGTTCCAGTAGAGActggacagctggagaaagagaagCCTATGAAAGCCCCTGGAAGCTTCCAACTTCTTCTCCAACTCGCTACTCAGGGACACTTGACCGCCAGTGGTCTGGAAGATTTTTGGGAAGCAGAAACAGATTG TCTACATCATCGTCTTCTCCTCTTGCCTCGTCTTGGTTGGGTGAATCTGAAAGAACTCAGGGAGCATATTCTTCAAGGCTGCAAAACCAGCAACAGGACAGCGATTCTAAGAGACCGAAACTTTCTTATACATCTACCTCTGGTGTGAGAAGAAATGGCTTAAACTCAGTTTCAG ATTCCCCGTGGAGGTATGGCAGCGTGCCCAGATCTTCAACTATGGTACTTGGATCGTTAGGAAGTGAACTtgtgagagagaggagagagctgGAAAGAACAGACCCATCCATTGGCAGTCTTGTGGATTACAGAGTCAGGACTAGTGACTTCCCATCTTCATCGT ATCTTCAGGAAAGATCTTCTGCTTCATATGCACAAGGAGCAAGACCAAAAGACAACTCATTGAGCTCTTTGAGGCTGAACACGTCCATGAACCGCCAGTTGCCTTCTGAACATCAGTCGTCATTACTGTCGAGAGACCATAGCTGGAGTTCAAGATCTAACTATGCCCCAAGAGAAGCAGAATCTTCAGACAGGAATATGCAGCCAGAGTTTACCCATGGTGCCATGAGAAGCGGAGCCAGTTCCTCTAGCAGTTCTGAAAGGATCACACAGTCCCAAAGATCACTAAGTGAGCCTCCTGGAGATACGGAAGGAAGACGAACCACTCGGCAGTTGCTGTCTCGTTTGGCTTCTAGCATGTCCTCCACATTCTTCTCAAGAAGGTCTAGTCAGGATTCTTTGACTTCCAGGCAGTTAGGTCCTGAAGATGCATCTGCTAACACAGCTGAAGGCACAGAAGCTCAGATTCCTGAAGTTTCTCAGGGATTTAGCTTTCTTAGGAGACGGGGGGGCCTGCCGGGTGTTTCGCCTAATCCTAGTTCCGATTCAGAAGCGGAGAGTTACAGACATGAGTCTGAAAGTAGGAATGCAGGATCCTGGCTGTCGTTGTCTCTACGGAGGAGGTGCACGCCGTTGTTTTCcagaaggaggagagaaggaagagatgAAACTGCAAGAAGCGCTACCTCTGAAACACCAGCTAGACCACTGCACCTTTTTAGGAGGAGAGAATCAGGTGGTGAAACGACTCCTGAAGAACAGCGTGATTCCCTCAGACCTTCTGCTAGGCCACCAACGCCTGTAGTACCACACAGTGCTGCATCCACCTCTCTGCCAGATTCAGGGCACAGCAGAAGAAATTCAGGAATGTCAGGAatacttcctggttctttcttgCGGTTTGCAGTGCCGCCGACCCTGGGGAGCAATTTATCTGACAATGTCATGATCACCGTAGACATTATTCCATCTGGCTGGAATCAGTCTGATGGGCAAGATAGCGACAAGTCCAAAGTACCTCCTTCCAGAGATCCTGAAAGGCTTCAGAAGATTAAAGAGAG CCTTCTTTCAGAGGATTCTGATGAGGAAGAAGGGGACTTGTGTAGGATATGTCAGATGTCATCTACATCCCCCACTAACCCTTTAATAGAGCCATGCAAATGCACAGGAAGTCTACGATACGTTCATCAGGAGTGTATGAAGAAGTGGCTACAATCCAAGATTAATTCTG GTTCTTCATTGGAAGCAGTAACTACTTGTGAACTGTGCAAAGAGAAGTTGCACCTTGATATTGACGATTTTGATATCCACGAGCTTCATAGAGCGCATGCAAGTGAACAA gcagaCTATGAGTTCATCAGTTCTGGGCTTTACCTTGTAGTGTTGCTACACTTGTGCGAACAGCGCTTTTCAGATATGCTGGGAACTACCAGTGAGGCCAACACTCGTGTGCGG TTTATTAATCTTGCAAGAACTCTTCAGGCACACATGGATGATATTGAAA CAGCTTCAGACGACGACTCCGAAGACGGGGATCTTGGTAGAACGCTCGATGCTGCCTAA